From the genome of Novosphingobium sp. TH158, one region includes:
- a CDS encoding DHA2 family efflux MFS transporter permease subunit — MVQHSYPDPKTALLITIAALSSVILVTLDSTIATIALTRIQSNLAASPEQITWVLTSYLIAAAVMTPLAGWLADRFGRIRTMRASVFFFTLSSLGCGLAPNLELLTLFRFIQGAAGASLVPLSQVLLIDIWPPEKHGTAISAFGIGTLLGPMMGPTLGAWLIEYISWRWIFLINVPIGILALLGFTIFAADHDKPRDVRFDMRGFIYVSIALTAFQLMLDRGQLLDWFSSTEVAIEGAIALLFGYFAVVHILTTKDPFIKPDIFRDWNFALGTAIMAGIGIFMVGAIPIITTMMQQLFGYPVMLTGLVSLPRAIGNIITVMIAGQLVGKVDARILMITGLSGVVAGFWVLSGVSLETDSTTLALVSFVQGLGSGLIFLPLMLLVFTTLPEKYKNEGATLTALMRNLGGAVGISMIQTMTLRDLAASQARLSENVRPENPVVGWRHGEVDFTAPLDVAAQMGQVGRQAMMLAYHHTYQLMFVLSLSMIVICLMMKQKRADTGPAHTGPILID; from the coding sequence ATGGTCCAGCACAGCTACCCCGACCCGAAGACAGCCCTGCTGATAACCATCGCCGCGCTCTCCTCGGTCATCCTCGTCACGCTCGATTCGACCATCGCGACAATCGCGCTGACCCGCATCCAGTCCAACCTTGCCGCCAGCCCCGAACAGATCACCTGGGTGCTGACCAGCTACCTGATTGCCGCCGCCGTGATGACGCCGCTGGCCGGATGGCTGGCCGATCGCTTCGGCCGCATCCGCACCATGCGCGCCTCGGTGTTCTTCTTCACGCTCAGTTCGCTGGGCTGCGGCCTTGCCCCGAATCTCGAGCTTCTCACCCTGTTCCGCTTCATCCAGGGCGCCGCCGGGGCAAGCCTCGTGCCGCTGAGCCAGGTGCTGCTGATCGACATCTGGCCGCCGGAAAAGCACGGTACCGCGATATCGGCTTTCGGCATCGGCACCCTGCTAGGCCCGATGATGGGCCCGACGCTGGGGGCATGGCTGATCGAATACATTTCCTGGCGCTGGATCTTCCTGATCAACGTGCCGATCGGGATACTGGCGCTGCTGGGCTTCACGATCTTTGCCGCCGATCATGACAAGCCGCGCGACGTGCGGTTCGACATGCGCGGCTTCATCTATGTATCCATCGCCCTTACCGCCTTCCAGCTGATGCTCGATCGCGGCCAGTTGCTGGACTGGTTCTCTTCCACCGAAGTGGCGATCGAAGGCGCGATTGCCCTGCTGTTCGGCTACTTCGCGGTGGTCCACATCCTCACCACCAAGGATCCCTTCATCAAGCCGGACATCTTCCGCGACTGGAACTTTGCCCTGGGGACCGCGATCATGGCGGGGATCGGCATCTTCATGGTCGGCGCCATTCCCATCATCACCACCATGATGCAGCAGCTGTTCGGCTATCCGGTGATGCTGACCGGCCTGGTCTCCCTGCCGCGCGCCATCGGCAACATCATCACGGTGATGATCGCCGGGCAGCTCGTCGGCAAGGTCGACGCGCGCATCCTGATGATTACAGGCCTGAGCGGTGTCGTCGCCGGTTTCTGGGTGCTTAGCGGCGTAAGCCTGGAAACCGACAGCACAACACTGGCGCTGGTATCCTTCGTGCAGGGCCTGGGATCAGGGCTGATCTTCCTGCCGCTGATGCTGCTGGTGTTCACCACCCTGCCCGAGAAGTACAAGAACGAAGGCGCGACGCTGACTGCGCTGATGCGGAACCTTGGCGGCGCGGTGGGCATCTCGATGATCCAGACCATGACCCTGCGCGACCTTGCGGCATCGCAGGCCCGCCTTTCGGAGAATGTCCGCCCGGAAAATCCGGTGGTCGGCTGGCGACATGGCGAGGTGGACTTCACCGCCCCGCTCGATGTTGCAGCGCAGATGGGGCAAGTCGGGCGGCAGGCGATGATGCTGGCCTACCATCACACCTACCAGCTGATGTTCGTACTATCGCTGTCGATGATCGTCATCTGCCTGATGATGAAGCAGAAGCGCGCGGATACCGGGCCGGCGCATACCGGCCCGATCCTGATCGACTGA
- the folE gene encoding GTP cyclohydrolase I FolE, with protein MACGHDHDEAFDENGKLIVPDEVQEAIRTLIRWSGDDPQREGLLDTPARVARAWKEYCQGYGEDPARHLSRQFEEVGGYNELVLLKDIPFQSHCEHHMAPITGKAAIAYLPRDRVVGISKLARVLHGFAQRLQIQERLTAEVAQCIWDNLQPHGVAVVIEAQHGCMTGRGVKTPGVGMVTSRLLGSFLEDSRSRKEVLSLMGY; from the coding sequence ATGGCCTGCGGCCACGACCACGACGAAGCCTTTGACGAAAACGGCAAGCTGATCGTCCCCGACGAGGTGCAGGAGGCGATCCGCACGCTGATCCGCTGGTCGGGCGATGATCCGCAGCGCGAGGGCCTGCTCGATACTCCGGCGCGCGTTGCCCGCGCGTGGAAGGAATATTGCCAGGGCTATGGCGAAGATCCGGCCCGGCACCTGTCGCGCCAGTTCGAGGAAGTGGGCGGCTATAACGAACTGGTGCTGCTGAAGGACATTCCCTTCCAGTCGCACTGCGAACACCACATGGCACCGATCACCGGCAAGGCGGCCATCGCCTATCTGCCGCGCGACCGCGTTGTCGGCATTTCCAAGCTCGCCCGCGTGCTGCACGGCTTTGCCCAGCGCCTGCAGATCCAGGAGCGCCTGACGGCAGAGGTTGCCCAGTGTATCTGGGACAACCTGCAGCCGCATGGCGTTGCCGTGGTGATCGAGGCGCAGCACGGCTGCATGACCGGGCGCGGCGTGAAGACTCCGGGCGTCGGCATGGTCACCAGCCGCCTGCTCGGCTCGTTCCTCGAAGATTCGCGCAGCCGCAAGGAAGTGCTGAGCCTGATGGGCTATTAA
- a CDS encoding SDR family NAD(P)-dependent oxidoreductase codes for MTTGKVAIVTGAAGGIGEAIVRRLGESGFRVLGTGRNAAKLQALEDSLGAAVDFAFHAADITADEAPRAIVNAAIAAFGRLDVLVNNAGSFNFGPVHATTDAMLDEVLGISLRAPFRLCREALAQMGEGGSIVFIGSTWGLYGTPGGGAYSTVKAGQIGLMQTMAAEYGPRGVRSNYVAPTVVRTEMTDAYWDLDFFRRTNHELTPLQRECSTQDVANMVAFLAGEEAAMVNGQTIAVDGGISATRYLAPEAIGAERR; via the coding sequence GTGACCACAGGCAAGGTAGCCATCGTCACCGGCGCAGCAGGCGGAATTGGCGAGGCCATCGTCCGCAGGCTGGGGGAAAGCGGCTTCCGGGTGCTGGGCACCGGGCGCAATGCGGCAAAGTTGCAGGCGCTGGAGGATTCACTGGGCGCTGCGGTGGACTTTGCCTTCCACGCCGCAGACATCACCGCCGATGAGGCGCCGAGGGCCATTGTTAATGCAGCAATCGCAGCTTTCGGCAGGCTGGACGTGCTGGTGAACAATGCCGGATCGTTCAACTTCGGCCCGGTCCATGCGACGACCGACGCGATGCTCGATGAAGTGCTGGGCATATCGCTGCGCGCGCCGTTCCGTCTCTGCCGCGAGGCGCTGGCGCAGATGGGAGAAGGCGGCTCCATCGTGTTCATCGGGTCCACCTGGGGGCTGTACGGCACTCCGGGCGGCGGCGCCTATTCCACGGTCAAGGCCGGGCAGATCGGGCTGATGCAGACCATGGCAGCGGAATACGGGCCAAGGGGCGTGCGGTCCAATTACGTCGCGCCCACCGTGGTCCGCACCGAGATGACCGATGCTTACTGGGATCTCGATTTCTTCCGCCGCACCAACCACGAACTGACGCCGTTGCAGCGGGAATGCTCGACGCAGGATGTGGCCAACATGGTGGCCTTCCTGGCCGGTGAGGAGGCCGCCATGGTCAACGGCCAGACCATTGCCGTCGATGGCGGCATCTCCGCCACGCGCTATCTTGCGCCCGAGGCGATCGGCGCGGAACGCAGATAG
- a CDS encoding phospholipase D-like domain-containing protein, with protein sequence MTSAGNQDADMAQGVAPGTWRFAMAQRAHVVIDAAAYFTVMQDAMLQARQRIHLIGWDFDTRVRLGPGRRWWNRPDRTVQPARLGAFVVWLVNRRRGLQVRVLKWNFGAFKFIFRGSMVLDLIRWWAHPAIDFKFDSAHPLGCSHHQKIVVIDDRFAVCGGIDMTTQRWDTPEHIEEDPRRMGPRRKPYGPWHDITLLVEGDAAASLGELGRMRWSRAGGGEMEPCLPQHESPWPKKLRAEFRDVELGIARTQAAWAGTPEITEIEHLFAEHIRRARRFIYAESQYFASRKVAEALAERLSQPDPPEVVLINPKSADGWLEQTAMDGARVRLLHAIAERDPQNRFRIFIPVTTAGTPIYVHSKLMIVDDEILRIGSANMNNRSMGLDTEADVFIDCARPANDRDEVRSAIRRIRHRLIAEHCGMEPEHIGRLVEKHGSMTAMIEARIDDAEAKKGKRLERFHLRPLSETEKAIADTALLDPERPGELFEPIGHRRGLFRLGSLLRRPK encoded by the coding sequence ATGACCAGCGCCGGAAACCAGGATGCAGACATGGCGCAAGGGGTTGCCCCCGGCACCTGGCGTTTCGCCATGGCGCAGCGCGCGCATGTGGTGATCGACGCGGCAGCCTATTTCACGGTCATGCAGGATGCCATGCTGCAGGCGCGCCAGCGCATCCACCTGATCGGCTGGGATTTCGACACGCGTGTCAGGTTGGGGCCGGGCAGGCGCTGGTGGAACAGGCCGGACCGCACGGTCCAGCCGGCGCGGCTGGGGGCCTTCGTCGTCTGGCTGGTCAACCGCCGTCGCGGGCTGCAGGTCCGCGTGCTGAAATGGAATTTCGGCGCGTTCAAGTTCATTTTCCGCGGGTCGATGGTGCTGGACCTGATCCGCTGGTGGGCGCACCCGGCGATCGATTTCAAGTTCGATTCCGCCCATCCGCTGGGGTGCAGCCATCACCAGAAGATCGTTGTGATCGATGACCGGTTCGCTGTTTGCGGCGGCATCGACATGACCACCCAGCGCTGGGACACGCCCGAACATATCGAGGAGGACCCCCGGCGCATGGGGCCCCGGCGCAAGCCTTACGGGCCGTGGCATGACATTACCCTGCTGGTCGAGGGCGATGCCGCCGCCAGCCTTGGCGAGCTGGGCCGGATGCGCTGGAGCCGCGCCGGCGGCGGGGAGATGGAACCCTGCCTGCCTCAGCACGAAAGCCCCTGGCCGAAAAAGCTGCGCGCCGAATTCCGCGACGTCGAACTGGGCATCGCGCGCACCCAGGCGGCATGGGCGGGGACGCCCGAGATCACCGAGATCGAGCACCTGTTCGCCGAGCACATCCGTCGGGCCCGGCGGTTCATCTATGCCGAAAGCCAGTACTTCGCCTCGCGCAAGGTGGCCGAGGCGCTGGCCGAGCGGCTGTCGCAGCCGGACCCGCCCGAGGTGGTGCTGATCAACCCCAAGAGCGCGGACGGGTGGCTTGAGCAGACGGCGATGGACGGGGCACGGGTGCGGTTGCTCCATGCGATTGCCGAGCGTGATCCGCAAAACCGGTTCCGTATCTTCATCCCCGTCACCACGGCAGGCACGCCGATCTACGTCCATTCGAAGCTGATGATCGTTGATGACGAGATCCTGCGGATCGGTTCGGCGAACATGAACAACCGTTCGATGGGCCTCGATACCGAAGCAGACGTATTCATCGACTGTGCGCGGCCCGCCAACGACCGCGATGAAGTGCGCAGCGCCATTCGCCGCATCCGGCACCGGCTGATTGCCGAACATTGCGGCATGGAGCCCGAGCATATCGGGCGCCTGGTGGAGAAACATGGCTCCATGACCGCGATGATCGAGGCCCGCATCGACGACGCCGAGGCGAAAAAGGGTAAGCGGCTTGAACGTTTTCACTTGCGGCCCTTGAGCGAAACCGAAAAAGCGATCGCCGATACGGCGCTTCTCGATCCCGAAAGGCCGGGAGAGCTGTTTGAACCCATCGGCCACCGGCGTGGCCTGTTCCGGCTGGGCAGCCTGCTGCGCCGGCCGAAGTGA
- a CDS encoding DUF3147 family protein, protein MWGQLAIKAVVSGLIVAAASEVARRNPGWGGLVASLPLTSMLALLWLWRDSPDPARAADFLMGSTLYVIASLPAFVAMALLLRRGAGIVPAVIAGALLAIAGYVLLGWIGRRWGWPV, encoded by the coding sequence ATGTGGGGACAGCTGGCAATCAAGGCCGTGGTTTCCGGCCTGATCGTGGCAGCTGCCTCCGAGGTGGCGCGGCGCAATCCCGGATGGGGCGGCCTTGTCGCCTCGTTGCCGCTCACCTCGATGCTCGCGCTGCTCTGGCTGTGGCGCGACAGCCCGGACCCGGCGCGCGCCGCGGATTTCCTTATGGGATCGACGCTTTACGTCATCGCATCGCTGCCCGCCTTCGTTGCCATGGCGCTGCTGCTCCGCCGGGGAGCGGGCATCGTACCTGCGGTGATTGCCGGAGCCCTGCTTGCCATTGCCGGCTATGTGCTCTTGGGCTGGATCGGCCGCCGTTGGGGTTGGCCGGTATGA